The proteins below come from a single Necator americanus strain Aroian chromosome V, whole genome shotgun sequence genomic window:
- a CDS encoding hypothetical protein (NECATOR_CHRV.G19666.T1): MSFEEKTLCCSVIVAVVMLCSVEMTTIIISYLTNLEHPLMRCQSYNVSMLGERSSMTTQRRLCTTSGPLLAWLIAHLFINLIALVAIQTSRYRALIPYIFAAVVDLLMSSAYLVVLFVQMIRGDEIENTLVLFIAAIVVFKSYSVYCSRRLYWILQSVFDRRYTTRTLVVKEDSVFQF; encoded by the exons ATGAGTTTCGAGGAGAAAACGCTCTGCTGCAGTGTGATCGTCGCTGTCGTGATGTTGTGCTCTGTGGAGATGACAACGATAATCATTTCGTACTTGACAA ATCTAGAGCATCCTCTGATGCGATGTCAATCCTACAATGTTTCGATGCTTGGCGAACGATCCTCGATGACAACTCAACGTCGGCTATGCACCACAAGTGGTCCACTTCTTGCCTGGTTAATAGCACATTTATTCATTAATCTTATAGCACTG GTGGCTATTCAGACCTCTCGTTATCGAGCGCTAATTCCTTATATTTTTGCCGCTGTAGTCGATCTGTTGATGTCATCTGCTTATCTGGTTGTACTTTTCGTGCAGATGATACGAGgagatgaaattgaaaat acTCTTGTCCTATTCATTGCGGCTATCGTAGTCTTCAAAAGCTACAGTGTCTATTGCTCACGACGACTGTACTGGATTCTACAATCTGTGTTTGATAGGCGGTATACCACGCGAACATTGGTGGTGAAGGAAGACTCCGTGTTTCAATTTTGA
- a CDS encoding hypothetical protein (NECATOR_CHRV.G19666.T2): protein MEENLCREPGWSCSDLEHPLMRCQSYNVSMLGERSSMTTQRRLCTTSGPLLAWLIAHLFINLIALVAIQTSRYRALIPYIFAAVVDLLMSSAYLVVLFVQMIRGDEIENTLVLFIAAIVVFKSYSVYCSRRLYWILQSVFDRRYTTRTLVVKEDSVFQF, encoded by the exons atggaagaaaatctcTGCAGGGAGCCGGGATGGTCATGTTCAGATCTAGAGCATCCTCTGATGCGATGTCAATCCTACAATGTTTCGATGCTTGGCGAACGATCCTCGATGACAACTCAACGTCGGCTATGCACCACAAGTGGTCCACTTCTTGCCTGGTTAATAGCACATTTATTCATTAATCTTATAGCACTG GTGGCTATTCAGACCTCTCGTTATCGAGCGCTAATTCCTTATATTTTTGCCGCTGTAGTCGATCTGTTGATGTCATCTGCTTATCTGGTTGTACTTTTCGTGCAGATGATACGAGgagatgaaattgaaaat acTCTTGTCCTATTCATTGCGGCTATCGTAGTCTTCAAAAGCTACAGTGTCTATTGCTCACGACGACTGTACTGGATTCTACAATCTGTGTTTGATAGGCGGTATACCACGCGAACATTGGTGGTGAAGGAAGACTCCGTGTTTCAATTTTGA
- a CDS encoding hypothetical protein (NECATOR_CHRV.G19667.T1) produces MGQRMAPTLAISFMVKIEAPVLELRPLFYSRYIDDCFVICATQAEMDKCFGLLNRQSEHIKLAREKPQGNWLPFLNIQVCISNGTYQTKWYRKPSNKNILVHFLSAHPFHMKKAVLNNMFRTARTVCSGREERKESLTLAHEIAVSNGYEVRTSETRRYRSERARQVENPTTDKIPLCFPYISDEVSAAIRRCLGRADLDSSVSVVEIPLNNSKCQLVRDRLYDTICTTPNCIICPTGRSGDCLRSGVIYLISCTNCGDEYIGETARPLYVRIKEQGQE; encoded by the coding sequence ATGGGGCAGAGAATGGCCCCCACCTtagctatttcatttatggTCAAAATTGAAGCACCTGTTCTGGAACTACGTCCATTGTTCTACTCTCGGTACATTGACGATTGTTTTGTCATTTGCGCCACCCAAGCGGAGATGGACAAATGTTTTGGCTTGTTGAACCGACAGTCCGAACACATAAAACTTGCTAGGGAGAAACCACAGGGCAACTGGCTTCCTTTTCTGAACATCCAGGTTTGCATCTCAAACGGTACGTACCAAACGAAATGGTATCGTAAGCCCAGTAACAAAAACatcttggttcattttctttctgctcatccatttCATATGAAGAAAGCTGTGCTTAACAACATGTTCCGCACGGCAAGAACCGTTTGTAGTGGAcgtgaggagagaaaggaatcaTTAACTTTGGCTCACGAAATTGCTGTTTCGAATGGCTATGAAGTCCGAACGTCTGAAACGAGACGATACCGAAGTGAACGAGCACGGCAAGTGGAAAACCCCACCACAGATAAGATacctctctgctttccttacatCTCCGATGAAGTGAGCGCTGCCATTAGGCGGTGTCTGGGGAGAGCAGACTTggatagctccgtttcggtcgttgaaataccactGAACAATTCGAAATGTCAATTAGTTCGGGATCGTTTatacgataccatctgtacaacaccgaactgtattatttgtcccacaggtagatcaggagactgcttgagatccggggtaatctacctgatttcttgcacgaactgtggcgacgagtatatcggtgaaacggcacgaccgctgtatgtccgcatcaaagagcaggggcaagaatag
- a CDS encoding hypothetical protein (NECATOR_CHRV.G19668.T1): MYAMIKKCTSKEQYCGQYLEDRLWKRIVDGSISVCNSIRSNLKITLQRKFDCLLSKSRSDNAQPPNAMTLPGRSERDTICNEGVLSNVSRVTVLGRFTLSENARSVLELGPSFSPSQPISTVVLRKITCALHEVQDRLRRKANFSNRERDQRSLRESLAIPFPSVFFKQQIANPAVDAKFRLFANDIYKTVARFRENRTKSNISLAQKQGIKEVRELISSKQIRLSTSDKGGEFEVIPHQLDIAITERHLQDISLYRLSSVSEFMKKSRFLNEQWVRVAKSAEFPPSLIARLKIDLPTCPLLYLLIKTHKLQSSSDLASTDPATFKVRPIISSVGGPTDRIGWFLNTIFAQVLSHIPAHLTNTRMFLDHLRTAHLTRDCVMESFDVEALYTNVSNDSSIQDMFELLKENIRTINLHGLSISQLMVLLKACLDCNIFRWSGNYFAQPRGLAMGQRLAPTLAISFMAKIEAPVLELRPLFYSQYIDDCFVICATQVEMDKCFGLLNRQSEHIKLAREKPQGNWLPFLNIQVCISNGTYQTKWYRKPSNKNILVHFLSAHPFHMKKAMLNNMFRTARTVCSGREERKESLTLAHEIAVSNGYEVRTSETRRYRSERARQVENPTTDKIPLCFPYISDEVSAAIRRCLGRADLDSSVSVVEIPLNNSKCQLVRDRLYDTICTTPNCIICPTGRSGDCLRSGVIYLISCTNCGDEYIGETARPLYVRIKAARIGYEDGHL; the protein is encoded by the coding sequence ATGTACGCAATGATAAAGAAGTGTACGTCGAAGGAGCAGTATTGCGGTCAATACTTGGAAGATCGTCTCTGGAAGAGAATAGTGGATGGGTCGATTTCGGTTTGCAATTCTATTCGATCTAACCTCAAGATAACTCTACAGAGAAAATTCGATTGCCTTTTGAGTAAATCACGAAGCGACAATGCACAACCACCAAATGCTATGACCCTTCCTGGCAGGAGTGAACGCGACACTATTTGTAACGAGGGTGTCCTATCAAATGTTTCTCGAGTGACCGTGTTAGGGAGATTCACACTTTCTGAGAATGCGCGCTCGGTTTTGGAATTGGGTCCTAGTTTTTCTCCATCGCAGCCCATCTCAACTGTGGTTTTGCGCAAGATTACTTGTGCTCTACATGAAGTTCAAGATAGGCTCCGCAGAAAAGCTAACTTTAGCAACAGGGAAAGAGACCAAAGATCACTCAGAGAAAGTCTCGCGATACCTTTCCCGTCTGTGTTCTTCAAACAACAAATCGCTAACCCAGCTGTAGATGCGAAATTCCGGCTCTTTGCAAACGATATATATAAAACGGTAGCTCGATTTCGTGAGAACAGAACTAAGTCTAACATTTCTCTTGCACAAAAGCAAGGTATTAAGGAAGTTCGAGAGTTGATTAGTTCTAAACAAATAAGGTTATCCACAAGTGATAAAGGTGGGGAGTTTGAGGTCATTCCACACCAGCTGGATATTGCAATAACAGAAAGACACTTGCAAGATATCTCACTATATCGTTTATCCTCCGTCAGtgagttcatgaagaaatctCGTTTTTTAAACGAGCAATGGGTTAGGGTAGCAAAATCCGCCGagtttcctccttctttaATTGCTCGCCTTAAGATTGACCTGCCGACCTGTCCATTGCTCTATCTCCTTATCAAGACGCACAAACTCCAGTCCAGCAGCGATCTGGCTTCCACTGACCCTGCTACATTCAAAGTAAGACCTATAATTAGTAGTGTAGGGGGTCCTACGGATAGGATAGGGTGGTTCCTAAACACAATATTTGCACAAGTATTGAGCCATATACCTGCCCATTTGACAAATACCCGTATGTTCCTAGACCACCTACGCACAGCACACCTGACAAGAGACTGTGTCATGGAGTCTTTTGACGTCGAAGCCCTGTATACGAATGTATCTAATGACTCTTCGATACAGGATATGTTCGAactgctgaaagaaaacataagaacCATCAATTTACACGGATTGTCAATCTCCCAATTGATGGTTCTTCTCAAGGCGTGCCTCGACTGCAATATCTTTAGATGGTCCGGGAATTACTTCGCACAGCCTAGAGGTTTAGCTATGGGGCAGAGATTGGCTCCCACCTtagctatttcatttatggccAAAATTGAAGCACCTGTTCTGGAACTACGTCCATTGTTCTACTCTCAGTACATTGACGATTGTTTTGTCATTTGCGCCACCCAAGTGGAGATGGACAAATGTTTTGGCTTGTTGAACCGACAGTCCGAACACATAAAACTTGCTAGGGAGAAACCACAGGGCAACTGGCTTCCTTTTCTGAACATCCAGGTTTGCATCTCAAACGGTACGTACCAAACGAAATGGTATCGTAAGCCCAGTAACAAAAACatcttggttcattttctttctgctcatccatttCATATGAAGAAAGCTATGCTTAACAACATGTTCCGCACGGCAAGAACCGTTTGTAGTGGAcgtgaggagagaaaggaatcaTTAACTTTGGCTCACGAAATTGCTGTTTCGAATGGCTATGAAGTCCGAACGTCTGAAACGAGACGATACCGAAGTGAACGAGCACGGCAAGTGGAAAACCCCACCACAGATAAGATacctctctgctttccttacatCTCCGATGAAGTGAGCGCTGCCATTAGGCGGTGTCTGGGGAGAGCAGACTTggatagctccgtttcggtcgttgaaataccactGAACAATTCGAAATGTCAATTAGTTCGGGATCGTTTatacgataccatctgtacaacaccgaactgtattatttgtcccacaggtagatcaggagactgcttgagatccggggtaatctacctgatttcttgcacgaactgtggcgacgagtatatcggtgaaacggcacgaccgctgtatgtccgcatcaaagcagcaagaataggttacgaggatggacacctttag
- a CDS encoding hypothetical protein (NECATOR_CHRV.G19668.T2) produces the protein MIKKCTSKEQYCGQYLEDRLWKRIVDGSISVCNSIRSNLKITLQRKFDCLLSKSRSDNAQPPNAMTLPGRSERDTICNEGVLSNVSRVTVLGRFTLSENARSVLELGPSFSPSQPISTVVLRKITCALHEVQDRLRRKANFSNRERDQRSLRESLAIPFPSVFFKQQIANPAVDAKFRLFANDIYKTVARFRENRTKSNISLAQKQGIKEVRELISSKQIRLSTSDKGGEFEVIPHQLDIAITERHLQDISLYRLSSVSEFMKKSRFLNEQWVRVAKSAEFPPSLIARLKIDLPTCPLLYLLIKTHKLQSSSDLASTDPATFKVRPIISSVGGPTDRIGWFLNTIFAQVLSHIPAHLTNTRMFLDHLRTAHLTRDCVMESFDVEALYTNVSNDSSIQDMFELLKENIRTINLHGLSISQLMVLLKACLDCNIFRWSGNYFAQPRGLAMGQRLAPTLAISFMAKIEAPVLELRPLFYSQYIDDCFVICATQVEMDKCFGLLNRQSEHIKLAREKPQGNWLPFLNIQVCISNGTYQTKWYRKPSNKNILVHFLSAHPFHMKKAMLNNMFRTARTVCSGREERKESLTLAHEIAVSNGYEVRTSETRRYRSERARQVENPTTDKIPLCFPYISDEVSAAIRRCLGRADLDSSVSVVEIPLNNSKCQLVRDRLYDTICTTPNCIICPTGRSGDCLRSGVIYLISCTNCGDEYIGETARPLYVRIKAARIGYEDGHL, from the coding sequence ATGATAAAGAAGTGTACGTCGAAGGAGCAGTATTGCGGTCAATACTTGGAAGATCGTCTCTGGAAGAGAATAGTGGATGGGTCGATTTCGGTTTGCAATTCTATTCGATCTAACCTCAAGATAACTCTACAGAGAAAATTCGATTGCCTTTTGAGTAAATCACGAAGCGACAATGCACAACCACCAAATGCTATGACCCTTCCTGGCAGGAGTGAACGCGACACTATTTGTAACGAGGGTGTCCTATCAAATGTTTCTCGAGTGACCGTGTTAGGGAGATTCACACTTTCTGAGAATGCGCGCTCGGTTTTGGAATTGGGTCCTAGTTTTTCTCCATCGCAGCCCATCTCAACTGTGGTTTTGCGCAAGATTACTTGTGCTCTACATGAAGTTCAAGATAGGCTCCGCAGAAAAGCTAACTTTAGCAACAGGGAAAGAGACCAAAGATCACTCAGAGAAAGTCTCGCGATACCTTTCCCGTCTGTGTTCTTCAAACAACAAATCGCTAACCCAGCTGTAGATGCGAAATTCCGGCTCTTTGCAAACGATATATATAAAACGGTAGCTCGATTTCGTGAGAACAGAACTAAGTCTAACATTTCTCTTGCACAAAAGCAAGGTATTAAGGAAGTTCGAGAGTTGATTAGTTCTAAACAAATAAGGTTATCCACAAGTGATAAAGGTGGGGAGTTTGAGGTCATTCCACACCAGCTGGATATTGCAATAACAGAAAGACACTTGCAAGATATCTCACTATATCGTTTATCCTCCGTCAGtgagttcatgaagaaatctCGTTTTTTAAACGAGCAATGGGTTAGGGTAGCAAAATCCGCCGagtttcctccttctttaATTGCTCGCCTTAAGATTGACCTGCCGACCTGTCCATTGCTCTATCTCCTTATCAAGACGCACAAACTCCAGTCCAGCAGCGATCTGGCTTCCACTGACCCTGCTACATTCAAAGTAAGACCTATAATTAGTAGTGTAGGGGGTCCTACGGATAGGATAGGGTGGTTCCTAAACACAATATTTGCACAAGTATTGAGCCATATACCTGCCCATTTGACAAATACCCGTATGTTCCTAGACCACCTACGCACAGCACACCTGACAAGAGACTGTGTCATGGAGTCTTTTGACGTCGAAGCCCTGTATACGAATGTATCTAATGACTCTTCGATACAGGATATGTTCGAactgctgaaagaaaacataagaacCATCAATTTACACGGATTGTCAATCTCCCAATTGATGGTTCTTCTCAAGGCGTGCCTCGACTGCAATATCTTTAGATGGTCCGGGAATTACTTCGCACAGCCTAGAGGTTTAGCTATGGGGCAGAGATTGGCTCCCACCTtagctatttcatttatggccAAAATTGAAGCACCTGTTCTGGAACTACGTCCATTGTTCTACTCTCAGTACATTGACGATTGTTTTGTCATTTGCGCCACCCAAGTGGAGATGGACAAATGTTTTGGCTTGTTGAACCGACAGTCCGAACACATAAAACTTGCTAGGGAGAAACCACAGGGCAACTGGCTTCCTTTTCTGAACATCCAGGTTTGCATCTCAAACGGTACGTACCAAACGAAATGGTATCGTAAGCCCAGTAACAAAAACatcttggttcattttctttctgctcatccatttCATATGAAGAAAGCTATGCTTAACAACATGTTCCGCACGGCAAGAACCGTTTGTAGTGGAcgtgaggagagaaaggaatcaTTAACTTTGGCTCACGAAATTGCTGTTTCGAATGGCTATGAAGTCCGAACGTCTGAAACGAGACGATACCGAAGTGAACGAGCACGGCAAGTGGAAAACCCCACCACAGATAAGATacctctctgctttccttacatCTCCGATGAAGTGAGCGCTGCCATTAGGCGGTGTCTGGGGAGAGCAGACTTggatagctccgtttcggtcgttgaaataccactGAACAATTCGAAATGTCAATTAGTTCGGGATCGTTTatacgataccatctgtacaacaccgaactgtattatttgtcccacaggtagatcaggagactgcttgagatccggggtaatctacctgatttcttgcacgaactgtggcgacgagtatatcggtgaaacggcacgaccgctgtatgtccgcatcaaagcagcaagaataggttacgaggatggacacctttag
- a CDS encoding hypothetical protein (NECATOR_CHRV.G19669.T1): protein MDIPGGKKQHFRHLLYFAFRRGQKATEAARDICAVYGEDAITARTARNWFAKFKNGNFDLDDSLRSGRPSDFDEDSLKALLKEDGRRSSRELAEKMYCDQKAILNHLHSMGFAEKHPASRQRTASHSKHRQSRPPRARLGSPSAPTVLSGPCANRLSPFPLAVEPNARCYLRQQRGPRKLAQQLLRVQARRFLAKRY, encoded by the coding sequence ATGGACATTCCAGGCggtaaaaaacaacattttcgacaccttCTTTACTTCGCCTTTCGCCGAGGTCAAAAAGCCACCGAAGCTGCTCGGGATATTTGCGCCGTGTATGGAGAGGATGCTATAACTGCGAGGACTGCTCGAAATTGGTTtgccaaattcaaaaatggcaATTTCGACCTGGACGACTCTCTCCGCTCTGGTCGACCTTCTGACTTCGACGAGGATAGTCTCAAAGCGCTTTTGAAGGAAGACGGCCGTCGATCAAGTCGGGAATTGGCCGAGAAGATGTACTGCGACCAAAAGGCAATTTTGAACCATCTTCACTCGATGGGATTTGCCGAAAAACATCCTGCTTCACGACAACGCACGGCCTCACACAGCAAACATCGTCAAAGCCGCCCTCCAAGAGCTCGATTGGGAAGTCCTTCAGCACCCACCGTACTCTCCGGACCTTGCGCCAACAGATTATCACCTTTTCCGCTCGCTGTCGAACCAAATGCGAGGTGTTACCTTCGACAACAACGAGGACCTCGAAAATTGGCTCAACAACTTCTTCGAGTCCAGGCCCGGCGGTTTTTGGCAAAACGGTATTAA
- a CDS encoding hypothetical protein (NECATOR_CHRV.G19670.T2), producing MIVILLLAIAANAYGDAYATGPSAQSQVAPASAAYGSPYSSNLNSAALQPQPIQVQPFSPFMQHSVPFEMQRAGVSTYPIGYGMFGPMQQGHHPYQMYSQQTLPNPFFVSYPQNMETYGAMRQSQQTSVPAVPSGASAYLTLPTSISSAPSSEYSSRATQVSTAGGTTASLPGFTPPSVDPWAALGGVTTKKADSRKKKDGEGTFL from the exons ATGATCGTGATTCTGTTATTGGCCATAGCCGCTAACGCTTACGGAGATGCTTACGCCACCGGTCCGTCGGCTCAATCACAAGTTGCTCCAGCATCTGCTGCCTACGGATCGCCTTACTCTTCAAACTTGAACTCGGCCGCTCTTCAACCACAACCCATACAAGTGCAGCCGTTCTCACCTTTCATGCAACATTCAGTGCCTTTCGAAATGCAGCGTGCTGGTGTTAGCACATATCCAATTGGTTACGGTATGTTTGGACCAATGCAGCAAGGACACCATCCTTACCAGATGTACTCTCAACAAACTTTACCAAATCCTTTCTTCGTCAGCTATCCTCAGAATATGGAAACATATGGCGCAATGAGACAAAGTCAACAAACAAGTGTTCCGGCTGTCCCCTCAGGTGCATCCGCTTACCTCACTTTACCCACGTCTATTTCATCAGCCCCATCTTCTGAATATTCCTCTCGAGCAACTCAAGTGTCAACGGCAGGAG GAACAACAGCTTCTCTGCCAGGGTTCACTCCACCTTCAGTTGATCCTTGGGCAGCCTTGGGTGGTGTTACTACAAAGAAAGCagatagcagaaaaaagaaggacggCGAAGGAACTTTCCTTTAG
- a CDS encoding hypothetical protein (NECATOR_CHRV.G19670.T1) — MIVILLLAIAANAYGDAYATGPSAQSQVAPASAAYGSPYSSNLNSAALQPQPIQVQPFSPFMQHSVPFEMQRAGVSTYPIGYGMFGPMQQGHHPYQMYSQQTLPNPFFVSYPQNMETYGAMRQSQQTSVPAVPSGASAYLTLPTSISSAPSSEYSSRATQVSTAGGGISL, encoded by the coding sequence ATGATCGTGATTCTGTTATTGGCCATAGCCGCTAACGCTTACGGAGATGCTTACGCCACCGGTCCGTCGGCTCAATCACAAGTTGCTCCAGCATCTGCTGCCTACGGATCGCCTTACTCTTCAAACTTGAACTCGGCCGCTCTTCAACCACAACCCATACAAGTGCAGCCGTTCTCACCTTTCATGCAACATTCAGTGCCTTTCGAAATGCAGCGTGCTGGTGTTAGCACATATCCAATTGGTTACGGTATGTTTGGACCAATGCAGCAAGGACACCATCCTTACCAGATGTACTCTCAACAAACTTTACCAAATCCTTTCTTCGTCAGCTATCCTCAGAATATGGAAACATATGGCGCAATGAGACAAAGTCAACAAACAAGTGTTCCGGCTGTCCCCTCAGGTGCATCCGCTTACCTCACTTTACCCACGTCTATTTCATCAGCCCCATCTTCTGAATATTCCTCTCGAGCAACTCAAGTGTCAACGGCAGGAGGTGGGATTTCGCTATGA